One genomic window of Chrysiogenes arsenatis DSM 11915 includes the following:
- a CDS encoding tyrosine-type recombinase/integrase, which translates to MNYPLIRKQLESYLRFETGHSPRSVHKYLLEFDRLILYLNEYSVALDQVDQRVLRGYMSQRANELNRLTYANIVALLKTIFSYLDYDELVVGNPAQHLKSPKGINRRQIPVFLTAEQQALLRNYLTSLKRNFTNDRDHTLFALFLYTGMRTSEACTLLRSAYHQQLGAIQITRKGGKEQILPLAPQLEEALQTYWLPHMAAINSPFFLSRLQGQQLTPYLIWQRISTHLNKAGIILPKKRGAHALRHTFASNLVRKGVNLIEIQQLLGHSDISITQIYTHTTAEGLRDAIKKLD; encoded by the coding sequence ATGAACTACCCACTTATTCGCAAACAACTCGAAAGTTATCTGAGATTCGAAACAGGTCACTCGCCACGCAGCGTCCATAAATATCTTTTAGAATTTGACCGGCTTATTCTTTACCTCAACGAGTACAGCGTCGCATTGGATCAGGTTGACCAAAGGGTGTTGCGGGGATATATGTCACAACGCGCTAACGAATTGAACCGTCTGACGTATGCTAATATCGTTGCGTTACTGAAAACTATTTTTAGTTATCTTGATTATGATGAGCTCGTGGTCGGCAACCCCGCGCAGCACCTCAAATCACCCAAAGGGATCAACAGACGGCAAATACCGGTATTTTTGACTGCCGAGCAGCAAGCGCTCTTGCGTAACTACTTAACAAGCCTGAAAAGAAATTTTACCAACGACCGTGATCACACGTTATTTGCGTTGTTCCTGTATACCGGCATGCGTACTTCCGAAGCATGCACCTTGCTGCGTAGCGCCTATCATCAACAACTTGGTGCGATTCAAATCACGCGCAAAGGGGGAAAAGAGCAAATCCTTCCTCTCGCACCGCAGCTTGAAGAGGCGCTTCAAACCTACTGGTTGCCGCACATGGCGGCGATCAACTCACCGTTTTTTCTTTCTCGTTTACAGGGGCAACAACTGACGCCGTATTTGATTTGGCAAAGAATTTCGACACATCTCAATAAGGCGGGTATTATTCTCCCCAAAAAACGGGGTGCACATGCTTTGCGTCATACTTTTGCTTCAAATCTCGTGCGCAAAGGGGTTAATCTTATTGAAATACAACAGTTGCTAGGTCATTCCGATATTTCCATTACGCAAATTTATACCCATACCACCGCCGAAGGGTTGCGCGACGCCATCAAAAAGCTGGATTAA
- a CDS encoding ABC transporter permease produces MYADIIGMIRVWRRHFKVYRKRYFSSVTLNFVEPILYLLAMGLGLGGYIREIDGLPYTHFLAPGIILSSAAFAATFECTYGSYVRMTFQKNFDALLSTPITIRGVVGGEILWGATKSLIYGTIIAIVVTLAGLISSPWLMALAPVIFLAGVIFASLALIVTAVIPGIDQFNYYFTLVMTPMYLFSGIFFPLHAMPDVVQMVAYFTPLYHAVAISRALASGALELAVAGHLFAMLVMVSITVPLAYTLIRRRLIGSV; encoded by the coding sequence TTGTACGCTGATATCATTGGCATGATCAGAGTTTGGCGGCGACACTTCAAGGTCTACCGCAAACGATATTTTTCGAGCGTCACGCTTAATTTCGTCGAACCCATACTCTATCTGCTGGCCATGGGGCTTGGCCTTGGTGGATATATCCGCGAAATCGATGGGCTCCCTTATACTCACTTTCTCGCACCCGGCATTATCCTTTCATCGGCAGCATTTGCCGCAACCTTCGAGTGCACGTATGGATCGTATGTCAGAATGACATTCCAAAAGAACTTTGACGCACTCCTTTCGACCCCCATCACTATTCGTGGCGTTGTCGGTGGCGAAATCCTGTGGGGTGCCACTAAAAGTCTGATCTACGGAACGATAATTGCCATTGTCGTTACCCTCGCAGGGCTTATCAGCTCGCCATGGCTTATGGCACTCGCCCCAGTCATTTTTCTCGCGGGAGTCATCTTTGCGTCACTTGCCCTGATTGTCACCGCGGTGATACCTGGCATCGACCAATTCAATTATTATTTCACCCTTGTGATGACCCCTATGTATCTTTTTTCAGGCATCTTTTTCCCGCTTCACGCCATGCCCGATGTTGTGCAGATGGTGGCATACTTTACCCCGCTCTATCACGCCGTCGCTATCTCACGCGCCCTTGCCAGCGGAGCGCTTGAACTGGCCGTTGCGGGACACCTGTTCGCTATGCTTGTCATGGTAAGCATCACCGTGCCGCTGGCCTACACTCTTATTCGTCGTCGTTTGATTGGAAGTGTATAA
- the ung gene encoding uracil-DNA glycosylase: MHLRHGLRELQHEWLQILDPLLHLPTSKKLDIFLQNEKDSGHHIYPSQDTYFAALHETPWSAIRGIIIGQDPYHQPHQAHGLAFSVPEGQKIPPSLDNIFRELADDLHIERPPHGNLCHWSKQGILLLNTILTVQHNKPLSHKNQGWEEITDGILRAVCQQKEHLVIFAWGKYAQQKISAINTDGHLVLKAPHPSPLSSYRGFFGCRHFSQANAWWKVHGFTDMRWS; this comes from the coding sequence ATGCATTTACGACACGGTTTACGCGAACTTCAACATGAGTGGCTCCAGATTCTTGACCCATTGCTGCATCTGCCAACATCAAAAAAACTCGATATTTTTTTGCAAAATGAAAAAGACAGTGGGCACCATATCTACCCATCACAGGATACCTATTTTGCCGCACTACATGAGACGCCGTGGTCTGCGATTCGTGGAATTATTATTGGACAAGACCCGTATCATCAGCCACATCAAGCGCACGGATTGGCATTTTCTGTTCCAGAAGGCCAGAAAATTCCACCCTCTTTGGATAATATTTTTCGTGAACTCGCTGACGATTTGCATATTGAACGACCACCGCATGGCAACTTATGTCACTGGTCAAAACAAGGCATTCTCTTGCTAAACACCATTCTAACCGTTCAACATAACAAGCCTTTGTCGCACAAAAATCAAGGATGGGAAGAAATTACCGATGGAATTTTGCGCGCCGTGTGCCAGCAAAAAGAGCATCTCGTTATCTTCGCTTGGGGAAAGTATGCTCAGCAAAAAATATCTGCCATCAATACGGATGGTCATCTCGTGCTGAAAGCGCCTCACCCCTCGCCACTTTCATCGTACCGCGGTTTTTTTGGTTGCCGCCATTTTTCGCAAGCCAATGCGTGGTGGAAAGTGCACGGATTTACTGACATGCGCTGGAGTTAA